Proteins from a single region of Microbacterium sp. zg-Y818:
- a CDS encoding VanZ family protein, whose protein sequence is MPVRSRRGRVLLAAASALYLAVLASLTLGPQPETVGGTLVTLGDWFGAWEGTAWLTFAVLEFVANVVLFLPLGLLWVAWVGRRRWWLATLAGLALSGAIEATQALALPARYPDVRDLIANTLGAALGAAVVAGADRIGRPPRGPRRGR, encoded by the coding sequence ATGCCGGTGCGAAGCCGTCGCGGGCGTGTGCTGCTCGCGGCGGCTTCGGCGCTGTACCTGGCGGTGCTGGCGTCGCTGACCCTCGGCCCTCAGCCCGAGACGGTGGGCGGAACCCTCGTCACCCTCGGCGACTGGTTCGGCGCTTGGGAGGGCACGGCCTGGCTCACCTTCGCGGTACTGGAGTTCGTGGCGAACGTCGTGCTGTTCCTGCCGCTGGGCCTGCTGTGGGTCGCGTGGGTGGGCAGACGCCGCTGGTGGCTGGCCACCCTGGCCGGTCTGGCCCTCAGCGGCGCGATCGAGGCGACGCAGGCTCTGGCGCTCCCCGCCCGCTACCCGGACGTGCGCGACCTCATCGCGAACACCCTGGGCGCCGCCCTCGGGGCGGCCGTCGTTGCCGGCGCCGACCGGATCGGCCGACCCCCGCGAGGGCCCCGAAGGGGCCGCTGA
- a CDS encoding response regulator transcription factor, protein MTAPASVPALRRPDGSPVRVLVVDDEQMLTDLLSMALRMEGWEVRTAASGFDALQAARDFEPDALVLDIMMPDLDGMSVLQRLRHSGNDVPVLFLTAKDSVGDRVAGLTAGGDDYVTKPFSLEEVVARLRGLMRRAGTAAVVGNEPILRVGDLTLNEDSHEVERDGEAIELTATEFELLRYLMRNQRRVVSKAQILDRVWNYDFGGRSSVVELYISYLRKKIDHGREPLIHTVRGVGYMIKAPQ, encoded by the coding sequence ATGACCGCGCCTGCATCCGTGCCCGCTCTTCGCCGTCCCGACGGCTCCCCCGTGCGTGTGCTCGTGGTCGACGACGAGCAGATGCTGACCGACCTGCTGTCGATGGCGCTGCGGATGGAGGGCTGGGAGGTGCGCACCGCTGCTTCCGGATTCGACGCTCTGCAGGCCGCGCGCGACTTCGAGCCGGACGCCTTGGTGCTCGACATCATGATGCCCGACCTCGACGGCATGTCCGTGCTGCAGCGACTGCGCCACTCGGGCAACGACGTGCCGGTTCTCTTCCTCACCGCGAAGGATTCCGTCGGCGACCGGGTCGCCGGGCTCACCGCCGGCGGCGATGACTACGTGACCAAGCCCTTCAGTCTCGAAGAGGTCGTCGCGCGCCTGCGCGGACTGATGCGCCGTGCCGGGACTGCGGCCGTCGTCGGGAACGAGCCCATCCTGCGCGTCGGTGATCTGACCCTCAACGAGGACTCCCACGAGGTCGAGCGCGACGGCGAGGCCATCGAGCTGACGGCCACCGAGTTCGAGCTGCTGCGTTACCTCATGCGCAACCAGCGCCGAGTGGTGTCGAAGGCGCAGATCCTCGACCGGGTGTGGAACTACGACTTCGGCGGCCGCTCCTCGGTCGTTGAGCTGTACATCTCGTACCTGCGCAAGAAGATCGATCACGGTCGCGAGCCGCTCATCCACACGGTGCGCGGCGTCGGCTACATGATCAAAGCGCCGCAGTGA
- a CDS encoding ATP-binding protein, translated as MTADSTRRAHRPTGRRWSLQTRLITAVVSMVALILVSIGLATGTILGNIMMQNLDAQIREAASRIAVRPDATALEALSGSRQEPGTLLVLGTVTELSGAYVTDDESVVALDDDEIAHILTAIEDQRGATVSLPGLGEYRVLMPADRSSFSAVLGKPTTEVTDTVAQILTTVTLLTSGGLLLLSAAIALIIRTSLRPLRAVADTATRVASLPLAEGEVSITERVPESEADEHTEIGQVGAALNTLLDHVGESLTARQRNEERMRAFVADASHELRTPLASIRGYSELSLRALHQSPTAPETAANTEQALERIQAQSLRMTALVEDLLLLARLDEGKELVVGTVDLTRLAVEEVGDARAAGPDHTWRLEVGEEPVVIAGDAARLHQVAANLLANARVHTPAGTTVTTTVAYEGNSAVLRVHDDGPGIDPALADELFERFARADRSRARHTGGTGLGLSIARAIVNAHHGELSVHSRPGDTTFEVRLPARAGGDAGVAEPGVDAG; from the coding sequence GTGACCGCGGATTCCACGCGACGCGCACACCGCCCGACCGGGCGCCGCTGGAGTCTGCAGACGCGGCTGATCACGGCAGTGGTGTCCATGGTGGCGCTGATCCTCGTGAGCATCGGGCTGGCCACCGGCACGATCCTCGGCAACATCATGATGCAGAACCTCGACGCGCAGATCCGCGAGGCGGCGTCGCGCATCGCCGTGCGCCCGGATGCCACCGCCCTCGAAGCACTCTCTGGCAGCCGGCAGGAGCCGGGCACCCTGCTCGTGCTCGGCACGGTCACCGAGCTCTCCGGCGCGTACGTCACCGACGACGAATCGGTGGTGGCCCTGGACGACGACGAGATCGCGCACATCCTGACGGCCATCGAGGATCAGCGGGGCGCGACGGTGAGCTTGCCCGGGCTCGGCGAATACCGCGTGCTCATGCCCGCGGATCGTTCCAGCTTCTCGGCGGTGCTCGGAAAGCCCACGACCGAGGTGACAGACACCGTCGCGCAGATCCTCACCACCGTGACCCTGCTGACGTCGGGTGGACTGCTGCTGCTCTCGGCGGCGATCGCGCTGATCATCCGCACGTCGCTGCGGCCGCTGCGTGCGGTCGCCGACACCGCCACGCGTGTGGCATCCCTTCCCCTGGCCGAGGGCGAGGTCTCGATCACCGAGCGCGTGCCGGAGTCCGAAGCCGACGAGCACACCGAGATCGGGCAGGTCGGTGCCGCCTTGAACACGCTGCTCGACCACGTGGGCGAATCGCTCACCGCCCGTCAGCGCAATGAGGAGCGCATGCGCGCGTTCGTCGCCGACGCGAGCCACGAGCTGCGCACCCCGCTGGCATCCATCCGGGGGTACTCGGAGCTGTCGCTGCGCGCGCTCCACCAGTCGCCGACCGCGCCGGAGACGGCCGCCAACACCGAACAGGCCCTCGAACGCATCCAGGCGCAGTCGCTGCGGATGACGGCCCTCGTGGAGGACCTGCTGCTGCTGGCACGTCTGGACGAGGGCAAGGAGCTCGTCGTCGGAACGGTCGACCTCACTCGGCTCGCGGTCGAGGAGGTGGGCGACGCCCGCGCCGCCGGTCCCGACCACACGTGGCGGCTGGAGGTCGGCGAGGAGCCGGTCGTCATCGCCGGCGATGCGGCGCGCCTGCACCAGGTCGCCGCGAACCTGCTGGCCAACGCGCGCGTGCACACCCCCGCAGGCACGACCGTGACCACGACCGTCGCGTACGAGGGCAACAGCGCGGTGCTGCGCGTGCACGACGACGGGCCAGGCATCGATCCGGCGCTCGCGGACGAGCTGTTCGAGCGCTTCGCACGTGCCGACCGCTCCCGCGCGCGGCACACCGGGGGCACGGGCCTGGGGCTGTCGATCGCGCGTGCCATCGTCAACGCCCACCACGGGGAGCTGTCGGTGCACAGCCGGCCCGGGGACACGACGTTCGAGGTGCGCCTGCCCGCACGCGCCGGCGGGGACGCGGGCGTCGCAGAGCCGGGGGTCGACGCGGGCTGA
- a CDS encoding flavodoxin reductase, with the protein MGSLTAAWSRVFAVLGKVSMYRLVLSALGALAAIAFVTSLFGVLVPSPLELVATLVVLAAACSVVDAAAQRVLKLPWRVESSLITAHILLFVLTPSIEFLPLVGVAVAGAVASLSKYVLAWRGRHVFNPAAVGATVVTLAGLGTSAWWVGSPYLALPVLVLGGIVVMRTEKVRVVAVFWVIAVAVAIVRTFVQYQQAGVQVEGADILWQIVSASPFLFLGAFMLSEPLTLPPRRWQQLTVAAVVGVLAGWPIDLGILSLGQERALLVGNLVAFFFSWRAAVRLTLTARTALTPTARQLSFRTERRLAFVPGQFLELEVPHHHPDARGTRREFSIVSSPEELPELRIAFREGGGPQSSYKKALAEVSAGDPLAVTGVWGDFVLPRRRQSPVLMVAAGIGVTPFVSQLTHMRLAGEQRDVVLVYVASDASELAFRDEIAASGVPVVVFTRDRPADLPAHWRWGEGVRLDAEGLLRVVPDIAARHAYISGPPGLIAELAPALERARSITTDAFSGY; encoded by the coding sequence ATGGGTTCGCTGACCGCCGCCTGGAGCCGTGTCTTCGCGGTGCTCGGCAAGGTGTCGATGTACCGCCTCGTGCTGTCCGCGCTCGGCGCGCTGGCCGCGATCGCGTTCGTGACCTCGCTGTTCGGCGTGCTCGTGCCGTCGCCACTGGAACTCGTCGCCACCCTGGTGGTGCTCGCCGCTGCCTGCAGCGTCGTCGACGCGGCCGCCCAGCGGGTGCTGAAGCTCCCCTGGCGGGTGGAGTCGTCCCTCATCACGGCGCACATCCTGCTGTTCGTGCTGACGCCGTCGATCGAGTTCCTGCCGCTCGTGGGCGTCGCCGTCGCCGGGGCGGTCGCCTCACTGTCGAAGTACGTGCTCGCGTGGCGCGGCCGGCACGTGTTCAACCCCGCCGCAGTGGGGGCCACCGTGGTCACGCTCGCCGGTCTCGGGACGTCGGCGTGGTGGGTGGGCTCACCGTACCTCGCGCTGCCGGTGCTGGTGCTCGGCGGCATCGTGGTGATGCGCACCGAGAAGGTGCGCGTCGTGGCGGTCTTCTGGGTGATCGCCGTGGCGGTCGCGATCGTGCGCACCTTCGTGCAGTACCAGCAGGCCGGCGTGCAGGTCGAGGGCGCAGACATCCTCTGGCAGATCGTGTCGGCGTCGCCTTTCCTCTTCCTCGGCGCCTTCATGCTGTCCGAGCCGCTCACGCTGCCCCCGCGCCGGTGGCAGCAGCTGACGGTCGCTGCCGTCGTCGGCGTGCTCGCCGGGTGGCCGATCGATCTCGGCATCCTGAGCCTGGGTCAGGAGCGGGCCCTCCTCGTGGGCAACCTGGTCGCCTTCTTCTTCTCCTGGCGCGCCGCGGTGCGGCTCACACTCACCGCGCGCACTGCCCTCACGCCGACCGCCCGGCAGCTGAGCTTCCGGACCGAGCGACGGCTCGCGTTCGTCCCCGGACAGTTCCTCGAGCTGGAGGTGCCCCACCACCATCCCGACGCCCGCGGCACGCGACGGGAGTTCAGCATCGTCTCATCGCCCGAAGAGCTTCCCGAACTGCGCATCGCGTTCCGCGAGGGCGGGGGACCGCAGTCGAGCTACAAGAAGGCGCTGGCCGAGGTGAGCGCGGGGGACCCCCTGGCGGTCACCGGCGTCTGGGGCGACTTCGTGCTGCCCCGGCGCCGTCAGAGTCCTGTGCTCATGGTCGCCGCCGGCATCGGGGTCACGCCGTTCGTCTCGCAGCTGACGCACATGCGCCTGGCCGGCGAGCAGCGCGACGTCGTGCTGGTGTACGTCGCGTCAGATGCGTCGGAGCTGGCCTTCCGCGATGAGATCGCCGCGTCGGGGGTTCCCGTGGTGGTCTTCACCCGCGATCGGCCGGCGGATCTGCCCGCCCACTGGCGGTGGGGCGAGGGCGTGCGCCTGGACGCCGAGGGCCTGCTGCGAGTCGTGCCCGACATCGCCGCGCGGCACGCGTACATCTCGGGGCCTCCCGGGCTGATCGCGGAGCTGGCGCCCGCGCTGGAGCGCGCGCGGTCGATCACGACGGACGCCTTCTCGGGGTACTGA
- a CDS encoding FAD:protein FMN transferase, with the protein MTTARAQWRFDAIGTRWEVQTAAVLPGDARRAASAVIERFDREWSRFRPDSVVSTLARVGGEVTVIAPADAPAMLDAYGEMSEATAGAVSPLVGKALAHRGYDADYSLVDRGPVAAIGDWRERLTWDADTLTLREPALIDVGALGKGRLVDLVAGCLSAWGGGGIVVDAGGDIAVCGVTERIGLEHPYDPTRAIGVWEVADAALCASAVNRRAWGDGLHHVLDARTGQPVRTVAATWAVAPTAMRADAVATALFFAGGEALAARWGVSWVRMATDGRVDWSPGCTAELFTATR; encoded by the coding sequence GTGACGACCGCGCGTGCGCAGTGGCGCTTCGACGCCATCGGCACCCGGTGGGAGGTGCAGACCGCCGCGGTGCTGCCGGGCGACGCGCGCCGGGCGGCATCCGCCGTCATCGAGCGGTTCGACCGGGAATGGTCGCGCTTCCGGCCGGACTCGGTCGTGAGCACGCTGGCCCGCGTCGGCGGGGAGGTCACCGTCATCGCGCCCGCCGACGCGCCCGCGATGCTCGACGCCTACGGCGAGATGTCCGAGGCGACCGCGGGCGCCGTCAGCCCGCTCGTGGGCAAGGCGCTGGCCCATCGCGGCTACGACGCGGACTACTCCCTCGTCGACCGCGGACCGGTCGCCGCGATCGGCGACTGGCGGGAGCGCCTGACGTGGGATGCCGACACGCTGACGCTGCGCGAGCCGGCGCTCATCGACGTCGGGGCCCTCGGCAAGGGGCGCCTGGTCGACCTGGTGGCCGGCTGCCTGTCTGCCTGGGGCGGCGGCGGGATCGTCGTGGACGCGGGCGGCGACATCGCGGTATGCGGCGTCACCGAGCGCATCGGACTGGAGCACCCCTACGACCCGACGCGGGCGATCGGCGTCTGGGAGGTGGCGGATGCCGCGCTCTGCGCATCGGCCGTGAACCGTCGGGCGTGGGGCGACGGTCTGCACCATGTGCTCGACGCCCGCACCGGGCAGCCGGTGCGCACGGTTGCGGCGACCTGGGCCGTTGCGCCGACGGCGATGCGTGCGGACGCCGTCGCCACGGCGCTCTTCTTCGCCGGCGGTGAGGCGCTGGCGGCCCGCTGGGGTGTGTCGTGGGTGCGGATGGCGACCGACGGGCGGGTGGACTGGTCGCCGGGCTGCACGGCCGAGCTGTTCACCGCGACGCGCTAG
- a CDS encoding HAD-IC family P-type ATPase, with the protein MTDRDAQVPMTVARPFAQDVAEVERELDAQRTGLSSSDAAARLADFGRNELPEPPRKPAILRFLAHFNDTLIYILLGAAVIKAIMADWLDFWVIMAVAIINAIIGFVQEGRAEKALAGIRGMLSSDASVRRDGAWATVPATELVPGDVVRLMPGDKVPADMRLFQAFQLRIDEAALTGESQPSSKDVEPVPADAGVGDRACMAFSGTIVSAGQGRGIVTATGGRTEIGTIQALVGEAGSIATPLTKQLDSFGRVLTIVILGMAAIMLLIGRFLHDMPFGDLISATIGFAVAAIPEGLPALVTITLAIGVQQMARRHAITRKLPAVETLGAVTTVCSDKTGTLTKNEMTVRRLVTARGAYVTTGLGYDPTGEISAVGAIGALDAAVQRRDLAPLLAVATLCNDAHIVPDPSVAAGDGPGRWTLVGEPTEGALKVVAMKGGVSSDGARRVGVVPFDSANKFMATLNEASDGSRAILVKGAPDRLLERSRTQRGERGPVPIDIPYWEGAIDDLSAQGLRVLAAARRPAAADGLSIDDLHELEFLGLWGILDPPRPEAIEAIADCHTAGVRVKMITGDHAGTAVAIAREMGLVSGDDITVLTGGELEAMSQDQLARVVRDVDVYARTSPEHKIRIVRALQSHGEVVAMTGDGVNDAPALTRADVGIAMGIKGTEATKEAAEIVLADDNFATIRSAIREGRRIYDNLRKSIVFLLPTNGAQSLVILVAIVFGLALPLTPVQVLWINMVTGITLSLALAYEPAERGIMTRRPRAPGGSLVSARELGFVLIVSALIGGAALGLFYSVAATGVDIAYARTEAVTMLALGQLAYLFNCRFLSRSSLTPDVLRGNRIIWWSAAALIAVQLVYTYVPFMNDLFGSRPLALQSWLLPIALSIMIFLAVEGLKAIRRRTELPTTRKGPA; encoded by the coding sequence ATGACCGACCGCGACGCGCAGGTCCCCATGACGGTCGCCCGGCCGTTCGCTCAGGACGTCGCGGAGGTCGAGCGCGAGCTGGATGCGCAGCGCACCGGACTCAGCTCTTCCGACGCGGCCGCGCGCCTCGCGGACTTCGGCCGCAACGAGCTGCCGGAGCCGCCCCGCAAGCCCGCGATCCTGCGGTTCCTCGCCCACTTCAACGACACGCTGATCTACATCCTGCTCGGTGCGGCCGTGATCAAGGCGATCATGGCCGACTGGCTGGACTTCTGGGTGATCATGGCGGTCGCGATCATCAACGCGATCATCGGCTTCGTGCAGGAGGGGCGCGCCGAGAAGGCGCTCGCCGGCATCCGGGGCATGCTGTCCAGCGATGCCAGCGTCCGTCGCGACGGCGCCTGGGCGACCGTTCCGGCGACGGAGCTCGTGCCGGGGGACGTCGTGCGGCTCATGCCGGGCGACAAGGTGCCCGCCGACATGCGCCTCTTCCAGGCGTTCCAGCTGCGCATCGACGAGGCCGCGCTGACCGGCGAGTCCCAGCCGTCCTCGAAGGACGTCGAGCCGGTGCCGGCGGATGCCGGTGTGGGCGACCGCGCCTGCATGGCGTTCTCGGGCACCATCGTCTCGGCCGGGCAAGGCCGCGGCATCGTCACCGCCACCGGCGGACGCACCGAGATCGGCACCATCCAGGCCCTCGTCGGCGAGGCGGGTTCGATCGCGACGCCGCTGACCAAGCAGCTGGACTCGTTCGGCCGCGTGCTCACGATCGTGATCCTCGGCATGGCGGCGATCATGCTGCTGATCGGCCGGTTCCTGCACGACATGCCGTTCGGCGACCTGATATCGGCGACGATCGGGTTCGCCGTCGCGGCGATCCCCGAGGGCCTGCCGGCGCTGGTGACCATCACGCTCGCCATCGGGGTGCAGCAGATGGCGCGTCGCCACGCCATCACCCGCAAGCTCCCCGCGGTCGAGACGCTCGGCGCGGTCACGACCGTGTGCAGCGACAAGACCGGCACGCTCACCAAGAACGAGATGACGGTGCGACGCCTCGTCACCGCGCGCGGCGCGTATGTGACGACCGGCCTCGGCTACGACCCCACGGGCGAGATCAGTGCGGTCGGCGCCATCGGCGCGCTGGATGCCGCCGTGCAGCGCCGCGACCTGGCGCCGCTGCTGGCAGTCGCGACCCTCTGCAATGACGCGCACATCGTGCCAGATCCCTCGGTCGCCGCCGGCGACGGGCCCGGACGCTGGACCCTCGTGGGCGAGCCCACCGAGGGGGCGCTGAAGGTCGTCGCGATGAAGGGCGGCGTCTCGTCCGACGGCGCACGCCGCGTGGGTGTCGTCCCGTTCGACTCCGCCAACAAGTTCATGGCGACGCTCAACGAGGCGTCCGACGGCTCGCGGGCGATTCTGGTGAAGGGTGCGCCCGACCGCCTGCTGGAGCGCTCGCGCACGCAACGCGGAGAGCGGGGTCCGGTCCCGATCGACATCCCGTACTGGGAAGGTGCGATCGACGACCTGAGCGCTCAGGGCCTGCGCGTGCTCGCGGCCGCGCGTCGCCCCGCCGCCGCGGACGGGCTGAGCATCGACGACCTGCACGAGCTGGAGTTCCTGGGGCTCTGGGGCATCCTCGACCCGCCTCGTCCCGAGGCGATCGAGGCCATCGCCGACTGTCACACCGCAGGCGTGCGGGTCAAGATGATCACCGGCGACCACGCCGGAACGGCCGTCGCGATCGCGCGCGAGATGGGACTCGTGTCGGGCGACGACATCACCGTGCTCACGGGCGGCGAGCTCGAGGCGATGAGCCAGGACCAGCTCGCCCGGGTGGTGCGCGACGTGGACGTCTACGCCCGCACCAGCCCTGAGCACAAGATCCGCATCGTGCGCGCACTGCAGTCCCATGGCGAAGTCGTCGCCATGACCGGTGACGGCGTGAACGACGCCCCCGCCCTGACCCGGGCCGATGTCGGCATCGCGATGGGCATCAAGGGCACCGAGGCCACCAAGGAGGCGGCCGAGATCGTCCTGGCCGACGACAACTTCGCCACGATTCGCAGCGCCATCCGCGAGGGGCGGCGCATCTACGACAACCTCCGCAAATCGATCGTCTTCCTCCTGCCCACCAACGGCGCACAGTCGCTCGTGATCCTCGTGGCGATCGTGTTCGGGCTCGCGCTGCCGCTGACCCCTGTGCAGGTGCTGTGGATCAACATGGTCACCGGCATCACGCTCTCGCTCGCGCTGGCCTACGAGCCGGCCGAGCGCGGCATCATGACGCGTCGCCCGCGCGCGCCCGGCGGGTCGCTCGTGAGTGCACGCGAACTCGGATTCGTGCTGATCGTCTCGGCCCTCATCGGCGGGGCGGCGCTGGGACTGTTCTACTCGGTCGCCGCGACCGGCGTCGACATCGCCTACGCGCGCACCGAGGCGGTCACGATGCTCGCCCTCGGCCAGCTGGCATACCTGTTCAACTGCCGATTCCTCAGCCGCTCGAGTCTCACCCCCGACGTGCTGCGCGGCAACCGGATCATCTGGTGGTCGGCGGCCGCCCTCATCGCGGTGCAGCTCGTGTACACCTACGTGCCCTTCATGAACGACCTGTTCGGATCCCGCCCCCTCGCGCTGCAGTCGTGGCTTCTGCCCATCGCCCTGTCGATCATGATCTTCCTCGCGGTCGAGGGACTGAAAGCCATCCGTCGGCGCACTGAGCTCCCGACGACACGGAAAGGACCTGCGTGA
- a CDS encoding ribose-phosphate diphosphokinase, with protein sequence MARKNKTVDLDRAKDIAPGVVAKTKKRLVVASGRSHLALAREVVGHIGTELVPTEYRTFASGEILTRFEVSIRGCDVFLIQSFGPPVNEWLMELLIMLDAAKRASAKRITVVAPYFAYSRQDKKGRGREPISARLVADLLRTAGADRVMSVDLHAAQIQGFFDGPVDHLFAKPVLLEYFQRTLSPEDRAVLTVVSPDTGRVRVADTWSDSLGAPLAIIHKRRDPNVANQVTVNEIVGDVAGRVCLLVDDMIDTGGTIVKAAEALKRNGAQRVIVAATHAIFSDPATERLQSDAIDEVVVTDTIPVPEHKRFERLTILPIAPLLARGIQEVFEDGSVTSMFDGAA encoded by the coding sequence ATGGCTCGCAAGAACAAGACGGTTGACCTCGACAGGGCGAAGGACATCGCGCCCGGCGTCGTCGCGAAGACGAAGAAGCGCTTGGTCGTGGCTTCCGGCCGCTCCCACCTGGCGCTGGCCAGGGAGGTCGTCGGACACATCGGCACCGAACTGGTGCCGACCGAGTACCGCACGTTCGCGTCGGGTGAGATCCTCACCCGCTTCGAGGTGTCGATCCGCGGCTGCGACGTGTTCCTCATCCAGTCCTTCGGCCCGCCGGTCAACGAGTGGCTGATGGAGCTGCTGATCATGCTGGATGCCGCCAAGCGCGCGTCCGCCAAGCGCATCACCGTCGTCGCGCCGTACTTCGCCTACTCGCGTCAGGACAAGAAGGGCCGCGGCCGTGAGCCGATCTCGGCCCGCCTGGTCGCCGACCTGCTGCGGACGGCGGGCGCCGACCGCGTCATGAGCGTCGACCTGCACGCCGCGCAGATCCAGGGGTTCTTCGACGGTCCCGTGGATCACCTCTTCGCCAAGCCCGTGCTGCTGGAGTACTTCCAGCGCACGCTGTCGCCCGAGGACCGCGCCGTGCTCACGGTGGTCTCGCCCGACACCGGACGTGTGCGCGTCGCCGACACCTGGTCCGACAGCCTCGGCGCCCCGCTGGCGATCATCCACAAGCGCCGCGACCCGAACGTGGCCAACCAGGTGACCGTCAACGAGATCGTCGGTGACGTCGCGGGCCGGGTGTGCCTGCTCGTCGACGACATGATCGACACCGGCGGCACCATCGTGAAGGCGGCCGAGGCGCTCAAGCGCAACGGCGCACAGCGCGTCATCGTCGCGGCCACGCACGCCATCTTCAGCGACCCGGCGACCGAGCGCCTCCAGAGCGACGCCATCGACGAGGTCGTCGTCACCGACACCATCCCGGTGCCCGAGCACAAGCGCTTCGAGCGTCTCACCATCCTTCCGATCGCGCCGCTGCTGGCGCGCGGGATCCAGGAGGTCTTCGAGGACGGCTCCGTCACGAGCATGTTCGACGGCGCCGCGTAG
- the glmU gene encoding bifunctional UDP-N-acetylglucosamine diphosphorylase/glucosamine-1-phosphate N-acetyltransferase GlmU, with translation MTDNALAVIVLAAGQGTRMKSKLPKVLHRIGGRPLIGHVLDIARDLGPAQVLVVVRHERDQVADAVAGIGPDVHIVDQDDVPGTGRAVQVALDRLDGFTGDVLVLSADVPLLEADTLAHLVEVHRASHAAATLLTAVLDDATGYGRVIRDSTGAVARIVEQKDASDAEAAVTEINAGVYVFRADALRAQLVRVGTDNAQGEMYLTDVIGLLRADDAPVAAVTAPDAASALGVNDRVQLADAARTLNARVVRRWQLEGATILDPATTWIDVTATLAPDVTVLPGSHILRATSVASGAVIGPDTSLVDCEVGEDATISRSDATLAVIGAGATVGPFAYLRPGTYLGDRGKIGTFVETKNSTIGEGSKVPHLSYIGDTTIGSGVNLGAGAITANYDDIAKHRTEIGDEVHTGSHNVFVAPVRIGDGAKTGAGAVIRKDVPAGALALSVAPQRNIEGWVETNRPGTKAADLAAQARSAQKADDGSQEQDG, from the coding sequence ATGACAGACAACGCACTCGCCGTCATCGTGCTCGCCGCGGGCCAGGGCACCCGCATGAAGTCGAAGCTTCCGAAGGTGCTGCACCGCATCGGCGGGCGTCCGCTGATCGGGCACGTGCTGGACATCGCCCGCGACCTCGGCCCGGCACAGGTGCTCGTCGTCGTGCGTCATGAGCGCGACCAGGTGGCCGACGCCGTGGCCGGCATCGGCCCCGACGTGCACATCGTCGACCAGGACGACGTGCCCGGCACCGGGCGGGCCGTGCAGGTGGCCCTCGACCGGCTCGACGGCTTCACCGGCGACGTGCTGGTGCTCTCGGCCGACGTGCCGCTGCTCGAAGCCGACACCCTGGCGCACCTGGTCGAGGTGCACCGGGCCTCCCACGCCGCGGCCACGTTGCTGACCGCCGTGCTCGACGACGCCACCGGCTACGGCCGGGTGATCCGGGATTCGACCGGCGCCGTCGCGCGCATCGTCGAGCAGAAGGATGCCAGCGACGCCGAGGCCGCCGTCACCGAGATCAACGCCGGCGTCTACGTGTTCCGCGCCGACGCGCTGCGCGCGCAGCTGGTGCGGGTGGGCACCGACAACGCCCAGGGCGAGATGTACCTCACCGACGTCATCGGGCTTCTCCGCGCCGACGACGCGCCCGTGGCCGCCGTCACCGCCCCGGACGCCGCCAGCGCCCTCGGCGTCAACGATCGCGTGCAGCTCGCCGACGCCGCACGCACGCTCAATGCCCGCGTCGTGCGGCGCTGGCAGCTCGAGGGGGCGACGATCCTCGACCCCGCCACGACCTGGATCGACGTCACCGCGACCCTCGCCCCCGACGTGACCGTGCTCCCCGGCTCGCACATCCTGCGTGCCACGTCCGTGGCATCCGGCGCGGTCATCGGACCCGACACGAGCCTGGTGGACTGCGAAGTGGGGGAGGATGCCACGATCAGCCGCAGCGACGCGACCCTCGCTGTCATCGGTGCGGGCGCGACGGTGGGCCCGTTCGCGTACCTGCGGCCCGGCACGTACCTCGGAGACCGCGGCAAGATCGGCACGTTCGTCGAGACCAAGAACTCCACGATCGGCGAAGGCAGCAAGGTGCCGCACCTGTCGTACATCGGCGACACGACCATCGGCAGCGGGGTGAACCTCGGCGCCGGTGCGATCACAGCGAACTACGACGACATCGCCAAGCACCGCACCGAAATCGGCGACGAAGTGCACACCGGCTCGCACAACGTCTTCGTCGCGCCGGTTAGGATCGGAGATGGCGCGAAAACCGGTGCGGGTGCCGTCATCCGCAAGGATGTCCCCGCCGGCGCACTGGCACTGAGCGTGGCCCCCCAGCGCAATATCGAGGGGTGGGTCGAGACGAATCGACCGGGAACCAAGGCCGCAGATCTGGCGGCCCAGGCTCGGTCCGCACAGAAAGCGGACGATGGCTCGCAAGAACAAGACGGTTGA